A part of Nocardioides sp. WS12 genomic DNA contains:
- a CDS encoding aminodeoxychorismate/anthranilate synthase component II codes for MTPDVVVVDHHDSYTWNLVHLIAGVTGELPTVVQWDDAVDLTAFSHIVLSPGPGHPSEYRWDFDGRPVLGVCLGMQGMVVAFGGEVDRVDPAHGEVESVTHDGRGVFAGLPASFEAVRYHSLAATRLPDELEATAWAVDGTIMGVRHRTQPIEGVQFHPESVLSEHGAMLVANFLAMGR; via the coding sequence GTGACACCCGACGTCGTCGTGGTCGACCACCACGACTCCTACACGTGGAACCTGGTGCACCTGATCGCCGGCGTCACGGGGGAGCTGCCGACGGTGGTGCAGTGGGACGACGCCGTCGACCTCACCGCCTTCTCGCACATCGTGCTGTCGCCGGGGCCGGGCCATCCGAGCGAATACCGGTGGGACTTCGATGGCCGACCCGTGCTGGGTGTCTGCCTCGGCATGCAGGGGATGGTGGTCGCCTTCGGCGGCGAGGTCGACCGGGTCGACCCTGCCCATGGCGAGGTCGAGTCGGTGACGCACGACGGCCGTGGAGTGTTCGCAGGCCTGCCCGCGTCGTTCGAAGCGGTGCGGTACCACTCGTTGGCTGCGACCAGATTGCCCGACGAACTCGAGGCCACCGCCTGGGCGGTCGACGGCACCATCATGGGCGTGCGGCACCGGACCCAACCGATCGAAGGCGTCCAGTTCCATCCCGAGTCGGTGCTCTCCGAGCACGGAGCGATGCTGGTCGCGAACTTCCTGGCCATGGGACGCTGA
- a CDS encoding class II aldolase/adducin family protein: MTLAGLRASVAEASRRLAEAGLLIGTAGNVSARSGDLVAVTATGVTLGGCTADDVTVVDLAGRVVEGNLAPTSELALHLGVYGDCPAGAVVHTHAPFATALACVLDELPVLHYQQLALGGAIRVASYATFGTPAIADHVREALAGRSAALLANHGSVAIGDTLGKAVENALLLEWLCQLHHRASALGEPRVLTEEQQLDVIRVAIERNYGTTQENR, from the coding sequence GTGACCCTCGCCGGTCTCCGGGCCTCGGTTGCCGAGGCATCGCGCCGGCTCGCGGAGGCAGGCCTGCTCATCGGCACCGCCGGCAACGTCAGCGCCCGGTCCGGCGACCTGGTCGCCGTCACCGCCACCGGCGTGACGCTCGGTGGCTGCACCGCCGACGACGTGACCGTCGTCGACCTCGCCGGACGCGTGGTCGAGGGCAACCTGGCTCCCACGTCCGAGCTCGCCCTCCACCTGGGCGTCTACGGCGACTGTCCGGCCGGGGCCGTCGTCCACACCCACGCGCCCTTCGCCACCGCCCTTGCGTGTGTCCTGGACGAACTGCCGGTGCTCCACTACCAACAGCTCGCCCTCGGCGGCGCGATCCGGGTGGCGTCGTACGCGACCTTCGGGACGCCGGCCATCGCCGACCACGTCCGTGAGGCCCTCGCCGGGCGGAGCGCAGCACTGCTCGCGAACCACGGCTCGGTCGCGATCGGCGACACGCTCGGCAAGGCCGTCGAGAACGCACTGCTCCTCGAATGGCTGTGCCAGCTGCACCACCGGGCCAGCGCCCTCGGCGAGCCACGCGTGCTCACCGAGGAGCAGCAGCTGGACGTCATCCGGGTCGCGATCGAGCGCAATTACGGCACCACCCAGGAGAACCGATGA
- a CDS encoding FAD-dependent oxidoreductase, producing MSTPRLATDPGAFALGRRGLFAGGAAALGVLAIDALEAEVNAATLQGPLPPKVDVVVVGGGIAGLVAAARVARSGRSVLVVEARNRVGGRVLNHALGTGGTIEAGGAFIGPTQRYIKNLATSLGVATFDEYVTGKNVYISSLLGRQTYTGTVPPDPTILLDALLALQKLNGYAKGMSVSAPWTHPRAAEWDRTTLGDWIRRNTLNSRGVESLIRAWTQPGFGSDPDQLSLLYVIHYIACSGDETHVGTFERNSDTVNGAQESRFVGGSQRIPLALAKGLGNRVALNAPVSQIAHVDGRVRVRTARGVVSCRRVIVSAPPKQVLDIDFSPGMPAGRRTLLTKMQMGRLMKCDAVYDTPFWRTDGLTGFGISDSGAVRAAFDNGVPGTNHGILLAFVGGSTWAQYGNLSLAERRKAVLEGFARMFGEKALHPIEYTEHDWTRERWTRGGPVAMYPPNVMATYGRYIRTPFGRVHWAGTETSTYWTGYMDGAVRSGNRAAAEALAKL from the coding sequence ATGAGCACCCCCCGACTGGCGACTGATCCGGGCGCGTTCGCGCTGGGCCGGCGCGGCCTGTTCGCCGGCGGCGCCGCCGCCCTCGGGGTGCTTGCGATCGACGCCCTCGAGGCCGAGGTGAACGCCGCGACCCTGCAGGGACCGCTGCCACCCAAGGTCGACGTGGTGGTCGTTGGCGGCGGGATCGCCGGGCTGGTTGCCGCCGCGCGGGTTGCTCGCAGCGGCCGCTCGGTGCTGGTGGTCGAGGCCCGCAACCGGGTCGGTGGCCGGGTGCTCAACCACGCGCTCGGCACCGGCGGCACGATCGAGGCGGGCGGCGCCTTCATCGGCCCGACGCAGCGCTACATCAAGAACCTCGCGACCAGCCTCGGCGTCGCGACCTTCGACGAGTACGTCACCGGCAAGAACGTCTACATCTCCTCGCTGCTGGGCCGCCAGACGTACACCGGCACCGTCCCGCCCGACCCCACGATCCTGCTGGACGCGCTGCTCGCGCTGCAGAAGCTGAACGGCTACGCCAAGGGCATGTCGGTCAGTGCACCGTGGACCCACCCGCGTGCTGCCGAATGGGACCGGACCACGCTCGGTGACTGGATCCGCCGCAACACCCTGAACAGCCGCGGCGTCGAGTCGCTGATCCGGGCCTGGACGCAGCCCGGCTTCGGTTCCGACCCCGATCAGCTCTCCCTGCTGTACGTCATCCACTACATCGCCTGCTCCGGCGACGAGACCCATGTGGGCACGTTCGAGCGCAACTCCGACACCGTCAACGGCGCGCAGGAGAGCCGGTTCGTCGGTGGGTCGCAGCGGATCCCGCTCGCCCTCGCCAAGGGCCTGGGCAACCGGGTCGCGCTGAATGCGCCAGTGAGCCAGATCGCCCACGTCGACGGCCGGGTCCGCGTCCGTACCGCCCGCGGCGTGGTGTCCTGTCGCCGGGTCATCGTGTCGGCGCCGCCCAAGCAGGTGCTCGACATCGACTTCTCGCCGGGCATGCCGGCCGGTCGTCGTACCTTGTTGACGAAGATGCAGATGGGCCGCCTGATGAAGTGCGACGCGGTCTACGACACGCCGTTCTGGCGCACCGACGGGCTCACCGGCTTCGGCATCTCCGACTCGGGCGCGGTCCGGGCAGCGTTCGACAACGGCGTGCCCGGCACCAACCACGGCATCCTGCTGGCCTTCGTCGGCGGCTCGACCTGGGCGCAGTACGGCAACCTGTCCCTGGCCGAGCGCCGCAAGGCCGTGCTCGAGGGCTTCGCCCGGATGTTCGGCGAGAAGGCGCTGCACCCGATCGAGTACACCGAGCACGACTGGACCCGTGAACGCTGGACCCGTGGCGGTCCGGTCGCGATGTACCCGCCCAACGTGATGGCCACCTACGGGCGCTACATCCGCACGCCGTTCGGACGCGTGCACTGGGCGGGCACCGAGACGTCGACGTACTGGACCGGCTACATGGACGGGGCGGTCCGCTCCGGCAACCGGGCCGCCGCCGAGGCGCTGGCGAAGCTCTGA
- a CDS encoding sigma-70 family RNA polymerase sigma factor: MDVTTPLSTLVPAAREGDQNAWNAIVDRFLPLVNALVRGYRLAEADGDDVSQTVWLRLVEHLGALREPDALPGWIRTTTRNECLRLLTTRGRVRPVDPQDHGGLDAVEDDIADDDLLAVERRNLLREAMAELPAARRELLLLLLADPPVGYEQISERLGIPIGSIGPTRARALEQLRRTRALRGLGPDLVGGER, encoded by the coding sequence GTGGATGTGACGACGCCGTTGTCGACGCTCGTCCCCGCGGCACGCGAAGGAGATCAAAATGCCTGGAACGCGATCGTCGACCGGTTCCTGCCCCTCGTCAACGCCCTGGTCCGTGGCTACCGCCTGGCCGAGGCCGACGGCGACGACGTCAGCCAGACCGTGTGGCTGCGCCTGGTCGAACACCTCGGTGCGCTCCGTGAACCGGACGCCCTTCCCGGCTGGATCCGTACGACGACCCGCAACGAGTGCCTGCGCCTGCTCACCACGCGGGGCCGGGTCCGACCGGTCGACCCGCAGGACCACGGCGGCCTGGACGCCGTCGAGGACGACATCGCGGACGACGACCTGCTGGCTGTCGAGCGCCGCAACCTCCTCCGCGAAGCCATGGCCGAGCTGCCGGCCGCCCGCCGCGAACTCCTGCTCCTCCTGCTGGCCGACCCTCCGGTCGGCTACGAACAGATCAGTGAACGACTCGGGATTCCGATCGGGAGCATCGGCCCCACCCGGGCCCGTGCACTCGAACAACTGCGACGTACCCGCGCCCTGCGCGGTCTCGGTCCGGATCTCGTGGGAGGGGAACGCTGA
- a CDS encoding S8/S53 family peptidase, producing the protein MDEPARPGFPIGVLRDLIRKLRFPFPDRTPPDNGRPKPDKDLDDHLRRVQVGVIRKAFEDTESGVSGGPVKGTIPPTDDADVRYLYRPGHALIRQEDFGRLRDYFTSDENKDRYSGELGASETRVPGLVLAKLPSRVDKQDDVLATLGELEDQRVIEPGAVCPDHIVYVTIRGSLCPASEPEMLRQRIGATPWPPATPSRGDVSEEERIRVAVVDTGLWTAAVGSAKSPWLESGEIFADATDEEHVNPNAIHEYAGHGTFVAGVVRCMAPDARVEVEGVLTHGGAVYESEIVQQLQEAIDDDNHPQIISISAGTHTRGDFAPLGFEMLNGHNKFARRDDIVIVAAAGNDASSAPFWPAAFDWVVSVGSVDADGKVSDFSNHGKSWVDVYARGRNHVNAFPKGTYKCYEPPNVGQIRKFDGLAQWSGTSFSTPLVSGLIAAHMQATGDSARKAADIVIKGGTPSTDPRVGPIVTVGPLT; encoded by the coding sequence ATGGATGAACCCGCACGTCCCGGCTTCCCGATCGGGGTCCTTCGAGACCTGATCCGCAAACTCAGATTCCCGTTCCCGGACCGGACTCCGCCCGACAACGGACGCCCGAAGCCCGACAAGGACCTTGACGACCATCTCCGGCGCGTCCAGGTCGGCGTGATCCGAAAGGCATTCGAGGACACGGAATCCGGCGTCTCTGGCGGACCGGTGAAGGGCACCATTCCACCGACCGATGATGCAGACGTGCGCTACCTGTATCGGCCCGGACACGCGCTGATCCGTCAGGAGGACTTCGGGCGGCTCAGGGACTACTTCACCTCGGACGAGAACAAGGACCGGTACTCCGGCGAGTTGGGCGCTTCCGAAACGCGCGTCCCCGGCCTCGTGCTCGCGAAGTTGCCGTCGCGCGTCGACAAGCAGGACGACGTACTGGCCACGCTCGGGGAGCTGGAAGATCAGCGGGTGATCGAGCCCGGAGCCGTGTGCCCTGACCACATCGTCTACGTCACCATTCGTGGATCACTCTGCCCTGCCTCCGAACCCGAGATGCTGAGGCAGCGCATCGGGGCCACCCCTTGGCCGCCTGCCACTCCCTCGCGGGGCGACGTCTCCGAAGAGGAACGCATCCGGGTGGCCGTCGTCGACACCGGTCTGTGGACGGCCGCCGTCGGCAGCGCGAAGTCCCCGTGGCTGGAGTCGGGCGAGATCTTCGCCGACGCGACCGACGAAGAGCACGTCAATCCCAACGCCATCCACGAGTACGCCGGCCACGGCACTTTCGTCGCCGGCGTGGTCCGATGCATGGCGCCCGACGCTCGGGTCGAGGTCGAAGGGGTACTCACCCACGGCGGCGCGGTCTACGAGTCAGAGATCGTCCAGCAATTGCAGGAAGCCATCGACGACGACAATCACCCGCAGATCATCAGCATCTCGGCAGGCACCCACACCCGCGGCGATTTCGCGCCTCTCGGGTTCGAGATGCTGAACGGTCACAACAAGTTCGCCCGACGAGACGACATCGTCATCGTCGCCGCGGCAGGCAACGACGCCAGCAGTGCGCCGTTCTGGCCCGCCGCGTTCGACTGGGTGGTTTCCGTTGGCTCGGTCGACGCCGACGGCAAGGTCTCCGACTTTTCCAACCACGGCAAGAGTTGGGTGGACGTCTACGCCCGCGGACGCAATCACGTCAACGCGTTCCCGAAGGGCACGTACAAGTGCTACGAGCCGCCGAATGTCGGACAGATCCGGAAGTTCGATGGCCTCGCCCAGTGGAGCGGCACGTCGTTCTCGACGCCGCTGGTGTCCGGGCTGATTGCCGCGCACATGCAGGCCACGGGCGACAGCGCGCGCAAGGCCGCCGACATCGTGATCAAGGGCGGCACGCCGTCCACCGACCCGCGGGTCGGACCGATTGTGACGGTCGGTCCGCTGACCTGA
- a CDS encoding LuxR C-terminal-related transcriptional regulator, protein MTTTMMDLGATYVAATSRLDRLSRRERQVLHQIAMGQSNAGIAAQLCLSRKTVEALCSHIFDKLELEPSQHLNRRVLAVLTLLQARTRRAAD, encoded by the coding sequence ATGACCACCACGATGATGGATCTCGGGGCGACGTACGTGGCGGCGACGAGTCGGCTGGACCGGCTCAGTCGTCGGGAACGCCAGGTGCTTCACCAGATCGCCATGGGCCAGTCCAACGCCGGCATCGCAGCGCAGCTGTGCCTGTCGCGGAAGACCGTCGAAGCGCTGTGTTCGCACATCTTCGACAAGCTCGAACTCGAACCCTCACAGCACCTGAACCGCCGGGTGCTCGCGGTCCTCACCCTCCTCCAGGCGCGCACGCGCCGCGCGGCGGACTGA
- a CDS encoding CHAT domain-containing protein, producing MKDDRGLSVAARRVAGKLREQSADEAPLALTIAGRLARGEERATLWAQAASYRHHPNALVRAGAWHAQVLTRSEGDDRGGVLRAAASGLDAIDEHRRLIGSSELRALATTHGRDLTTIALRHAATDPRTLLRWSERTRATALAQPPATSDAATIPASLAALRDNGRRLAEARQDGDPTEELEKERLRLERAVRAEHHTLSADSVERQRPVSAEEVVSSVGDGCLVELVDVDGTLHVLVVHGGKVRRKVAGSTAEIAELLGPAAMLLRRTSRGRPADLTALGQRLQDAILGDAVRLIPEGPVVIAPTARLHGLPWALLPALHDRPFSVVPSAGQLLRARATSRPAEPRTVLVTGPGLATGGAEVPVLAKRHPDAVLLDGTHATLDAVLSQLDGADLVHLAAHGRFRADSPLFSALDLADGPLTVHDLERLQRAPYRVVLSACESGVLAPVGAEELLGLAAALFSLGTACLVSSVAEVNDVATADLMVDLHAALAAGGDPATALHEVRRAAVPGSVEAATAAAFLALGV from the coding sequence ATGAAGGACGACCGCGGCCTGTCGGTTGCGGCTCGACGCGTTGCGGGGAAGTTGCGTGAGCAGTCCGCCGATGAGGCACCTCTGGCGCTCACGATTGCCGGGCGCCTGGCCCGCGGGGAGGAACGGGCGACCCTCTGGGCGCAGGCAGCGTCGTACCGACATCATCCGAACGCGCTGGTTCGTGCCGGCGCCTGGCATGCACAGGTGTTGACTCGCTCGGAGGGTGATGACAGGGGCGGGGTTCTGCGGGCCGCTGCGTCCGGCCTCGACGCGATCGACGAGCACCGCCGCCTGATCGGCTCCTCCGAACTCCGCGCCCTCGCCACCACCCATGGGCGAGACCTGACGACGATCGCGCTGCGCCACGCAGCGACCGACCCGCGCACTTTGCTCCGCTGGAGCGAACGCACCCGCGCCACCGCGCTCGCCCAACCACCGGCAACGTCCGACGCCGCGACCATCCCGGCCTCGCTCGCGGCGCTCCGCGACAACGGACGCAGGCTCGCGGAGGCCCGTCAGGACGGGGATCCGACCGAGGAGCTGGAGAAGGAGCGGTTGCGGCTGGAACGGGCGGTGCGGGCGGAGCACCACACGCTGTCTGCGGACTCGGTCGAGCGGCAGCGGCCGGTGAGCGCCGAGGAGGTCGTGAGCTCGGTCGGTGACGGCTGCCTCGTCGAGCTGGTCGACGTCGACGGCACCCTGCACGTGCTGGTGGTGCATGGCGGGAAGGTGCGTCGCAAGGTTGCGGGCAGCACCGCCGAGATCGCCGAGCTGCTCGGACCCGCTGCGATGCTCCTCCGGCGCACCTCGCGCGGCCGACCGGCCGACCTCACCGCGCTCGGGCAGCGCCTGCAGGACGCGATTCTCGGGGACGCCGTACGGCTGATCCCGGAGGGGCCGGTCGTGATCGCCCCGACCGCGCGGCTGCACGGACTCCCGTGGGCGCTGCTCCCTGCGCTCCACGACCGACCGTTCAGCGTGGTGCCGTCGGCGGGGCAGTTGCTCCGCGCCCGCGCGACCTCACGCCCGGCCGAACCGCGAACGGTCCTCGTCACCGGGCCCGGTCTGGCGACCGGCGGCGCCGAGGTGCCCGTGCTCGCGAAACGCCACCCGGACGCCGTACTCCTCGATGGGACCCACGCAACGCTTGATGCGGTGCTGAGCCAGCTCGACGGCGCTGACCTGGTGCACCTCGCAGCGCACGGACGGTTCCGCGCCGACAGCCCGCTGTTCTCCGCACTCGACCTCGCGGACGGCCCGCTCACGGTCCACGACCTCGAACGGCTGCAGCGGGCGCCGTACCGCGTCGTCCTGTCGGCCTGCGAGTCGGGCGTCCTCGCACCCGTCGGCGCCGAGGAACTGCTCGGCCTGGCCGCAGCCCTGTTCTCGCTCGGCACCGCGTGCCTGGTCAGCAGCGTCGCGGAGGTCAACGACGTCGCGACCGCTGACCTGATGGTCGACCTGCACGCGGCGCTCGCGGCGGGCGGCGACCCGGCCACCGCCCTGCACGAGGTACGACGCGCCGCCGTACCCGGATCGGTGGAAGCGGCCACGGCGGCGGCCTTCCTGGCCCTCGGCGTCTAG
- a CDS encoding TetR/AcrR family transcriptional regulator, producing MPPSITSGPAVPVDGSTTERPSSAVPSRRRMPTQARSRERVERILDATAGLVLVDGIDGLTTRAIADAAELPVASLYQYFSDKEAVLLALCERDMAEMDDQVASDLAAVPDLTVATLVDTSMRAFVSVYHRRPAFMQIWMRGRTNNAIYDYGRHHNKRIAENLLAVATGSGLVDAGDFSAAELTAIAELAVEVGDRAFQLAFERDPRGDNFLIDQAIELVTGYLARIASDR from the coding sequence ATGCCGCCGTCCATCACTTCCGGCCCCGCCGTGCCCGTCGACGGGTCAACGACGGAGCGGCCGTCCAGTGCCGTCCCCAGTCGCCGCCGCATGCCCACCCAGGCGCGGTCGCGCGAGCGGGTGGAGCGGATCCTGGACGCCACCGCCGGGCTGGTCCTCGTCGACGGCATCGACGGACTGACCACACGAGCCATCGCGGACGCCGCCGAACTTCCCGTCGCCTCGCTCTACCAGTACTTCTCCGACAAGGAGGCCGTGCTGCTCGCACTGTGCGAGCGCGACATGGCCGAGATGGACGACCAGGTGGCCAGCGACCTCGCGGCCGTTCCCGACCTGACCGTCGCCACGCTCGTCGACACCTCGATGCGCGCGTTCGTGTCCGTCTATCACCGCCGCCCGGCGTTCATGCAGATCTGGATGCGCGGGCGCACCAACAACGCGATCTACGACTACGGACGCCACCACAACAAGCGGATCGCGGAGAACCTGCTCGCCGTGGCGACCGGCTCCGGGCTGGTCGACGCAGGTGACTTCAGCGCGGCCGAACTGACCGCGATCGCCGAACTGGCCGTCGAGGTGGGCGACCGCGCCTTCCAGCTGGCCTTCGAGCGCGACCCGCGCGGCGACAACTTCCTCATCGACCAGGCCATCGAGCTGGTGACCGGCTACCTCGCGCGCATCGCGAGCGACCGGTGA
- a CDS encoding anthranilate synthase family protein → MSDQISTTLTAREAITAIQGHEAWAIIRRSTRAGDRDTVGILGGTRSTAESIMDIPLETGVPEAGHICDRLVAVPFRQVTERGFEAHDDGTPLVVVDVQAEHEFSVADVIAAIDEVPVEFTDRGGFDTDDDEYAKVVESIISEEIGQGEGANLVIGRNYRAVVADWSADVALTVYRRLLERERGAYWTFLFFTGDRYLVGASPERHVSVHGGDVRMNPISGTFHLRPPAGETRSTEERLAEFLKDEKEIYELFMVVDEELKMMCDICTEGGQVLGPFLKPMTHLIHTEYLLAGRTSRDVREVLRDTMYAATVTGSPVENACRLIKQYEPEGRGYYGAALALFGRDAEGEPVVDSPIVIRTADVSIDGALKVTAGATLVRDSVPSYEVAETHAKAGGILSAFGLVPPAPIPTTDVATLVADEEVLIALNSRNNRLSSFWLADQAGTPVDPRLIGKSAVILDGEDDFVNMLRHMLTRMGISSRVVRHEAYVDGALDGDDLVIVGPGPGDPGDDNDPKMLRMRAAVAWLLENEKPFLAVCLGHQTLCHQLGIPLAFKDIVFQGTQAAVLLDGKPAKVGFYNTFVGRPAADTVLPEGVRVDTDPESGDIHAVTGPHYRGVQFHAESILTERGFDIVHDLVSAVLL, encoded by the coding sequence ATGTCAGATCAGATCAGCACCACGCTCACTGCCCGGGAAGCCATCACGGCCATCCAGGGGCACGAGGCGTGGGCGATCATCCGGCGCTCCACCCGGGCAGGCGATCGCGACACCGTCGGCATTCTCGGCGGCACCCGCAGCACCGCCGAGTCGATCATGGACATCCCGCTCGAGACGGGCGTTCCCGAGGCCGGGCACATCTGCGACCGCCTGGTGGCGGTGCCGTTCCGGCAGGTCACCGAGCGCGGCTTCGAGGCACACGACGACGGCACCCCGCTGGTGGTCGTCGACGTCCAGGCCGAGCACGAGTTCTCCGTCGCCGACGTGATCGCGGCGATCGACGAGGTGCCGGTCGAGTTCACCGACCGCGGTGGCTTCGACACCGACGATGACGAGTACGCCAAGGTCGTCGAGTCGATCATCAGCGAGGAGATCGGCCAGGGCGAGGGCGCGAACCTCGTCATCGGCCGCAACTACCGAGCCGTCGTCGCCGACTGGAGCGCGGACGTCGCGCTCACCGTCTACCGCCGTCTGCTCGAGCGCGAGCGCGGCGCCTACTGGACCTTCCTCTTCTTCACCGGCGACCGCTACCTCGTCGGCGCGAGCCCTGAACGCCACGTCAGCGTGCACGGCGGCGACGTGCGGATGAACCCCATCTCCGGCACCTTCCACCTGCGCCCGCCCGCCGGCGAGACGCGCAGCACGGAAGAGCGCCTCGCCGAGTTCCTCAAGGACGAGAAGGAGATCTACGAGCTCTTCATGGTCGTCGATGAAGAGCTCAAGATGATGTGCGACATCTGCACCGAGGGCGGCCAGGTGCTCGGCCCGTTCCTCAAGCCGATGACGCACCTGATCCACACCGAGTACCTCCTCGCCGGACGTACGTCGCGCGATGTGCGCGAGGTCCTGCGGGACACGATGTACGCCGCCACGGTCACCGGTTCGCCCGTGGAGAACGCCTGCCGCCTGATCAAGCAGTACGAGCCCGAGGGCCGCGGCTACTACGGCGCTGCGCTGGCCCTCTTCGGCCGCGATGCCGAGGGCGAACCCGTCGTGGACAGCCCGATCGTGATCCGCACGGCCGATGTCTCGATCGATGGGGCGCTGAAGGTGACCGCCGGAGCGACCCTCGTGCGGGACTCCGTGCCGTCGTACGAAGTGGCGGAGACGCACGCCAAGGCCGGCGGCATCCTGTCCGCGTTCGGTCTCGTGCCGCCGGCGCCGATCCCCACCACGGATGTTGCGACCCTGGTCGCCGACGAAGAGGTGCTGATCGCGCTCAACAGCCGCAACAACCGGCTGTCCAGCTTCTGGCTCGCCGACCAGGCCGGTACGCCGGTCGACCCGCGCCTGATCGGGAAGTCCGCCGTCATCCTCGACGGCGAGGACGACTTCGTGAACATGCTGCGGCACATGCTGACCCGGATGGGGATCAGCAGCCGGGTCGTCCGTCATGAGGCGTACGTCGACGGCGCACTCGACGGCGACGACCTGGTCATCGTCGGGCCGGGTCCCGGTGACCCCGGCGACGACAACGACCCCAAGATGCTGCGGATGCGGGCCGCAGTCGCGTGGCTGCTGGAGAACGAGAAGCCGTTCCTCGCCGTGTGCCTCGGCCACCAGACGCTGTGCCACCAGCTCGGCATCCCGCTCGCGTTCAAGGACATCGTCTTCCAGGGCACGCAGGCCGCCGTACTGCTCGACGGCAAGCCGGCGAAGGTCGGGTTCTACAACACGTTCGTCGGTCGCCCCGCGGCCGACACCGTGCTGCCGGAAGGCGTGCGCGTCGACACCGACCCCGAGTCCGGCGACATCCACGCGGTGACGGGACCGCACTACCGGGGCGTCCAGTTCCACGCCGAGTCGATCCTCACCGAGCGTGGCTTCGACATCGTGCACGACCTGGTGTCTGCCGTCCTGTTGTGA
- a CDS encoding MFS transporter, whose protein sequence is MLGPHGSPLRIPDFRWLVGGVTVSALGSAMTPVALAFAVLDLGGSATQLGLVVAAFSAAEVVTILYGGVLGDRLPRQLLMQGSAAATCVSQAICATVLITGHGSILFLTLIGVLNGCLGALAQPASNSLTRFTVPDELLGRAVVIRSLANQTSYAVGFALAGIIVAVAGSGWAIAIDAVSYALAAVFFSLIRVAAPARGAGERLLSELADGFREVLRHTWLWLLIGQALLYHLCFGGVQGVLGPIVVGDTWGEAAWGWALASLMAGFVIGGLIALRWRPQFLLRWGVLLLSLTAAFPLAMAVADQLPLVLLGAAVHGVGLQLFSVNWDLAIQENVAEDMLSRVYAFDLVGSFVCRPLGMALTGPVVGLVGIDRWLLVVAGVIGFSSLAAVAAPSVWRLTRRVSAVSTAPG, encoded by the coding sequence GTGCTCGGTCCACACGGTTCTCCGCTTCGCATCCCCGACTTCCGCTGGCTCGTCGGCGGGGTCACGGTCAGCGCCCTGGGCTCGGCGATGACGCCGGTCGCGCTGGCGTTCGCGGTGCTCGACCTCGGCGGGTCCGCCACCCAGCTCGGCCTCGTCGTCGCTGCCTTCTCGGCCGCCGAGGTCGTCACCATCCTGTACGGCGGGGTGCTGGGCGACCGGCTCCCGCGACAACTCCTGATGCAGGGCTCCGCAGCAGCCACCTGCGTCAGCCAGGCCATCTGCGCGACGGTCCTGATCACCGGGCACGGGTCGATCCTGTTCCTCACCCTGATCGGGGTGCTCAATGGCTGCCTCGGTGCCCTCGCCCAGCCCGCATCGAACTCGCTGACCCGCTTCACGGTGCCCGACGAGCTGCTGGGGCGCGCAGTCGTGATCCGCAGCCTGGCCAACCAGACGTCGTACGCCGTGGGGTTCGCGCTGGCGGGCATCATCGTGGCGGTCGCTGGTTCGGGGTGGGCGATCGCGATCGACGCGGTGTCGTACGCCCTGGCGGCCGTGTTCTTCTCACTGATCCGGGTCGCGGCGCCTGCTCGGGGCGCGGGAGAACGGCTGCTGAGCGAGCTCGCGGACGGTTTCCGCGAGGTGCTCCGCCACACGTGGCTGTGGCTGCTGATCGGCCAGGCGCTGCTCTACCACCTGTGCTTCGGCGGGGTGCAGGGCGTGCTCGGGCCGATCGTCGTCGGCGACACGTGGGGCGAGGCGGCGTGGGGTTGGGCGCTCGCCTCGTTGATGGCGGGCTTCGTGATCGGCGGACTGATCGCGCTGCGCTGGCGGCCGCAGTTCCTGCTCCGGTGGGGCGTTCTGCTCCTGTCACTCACCGCGGCGTTCCCGCTCGCGATGGCGGTCGCTGACCAGTTGCCGCTGGTGCTGCTCGGCGCCGCGGTCCACGGTGTCGGGCTGCAGTTGTTCAGCGTGAACTGGGACCTCGCGATCCAGGAGAACGTCGCCGAGGACATGCTGTCGCGCGTCTACGCCTTCGACCTCGTCGGTTCGTTCGTCTGCCGTCCCCTCGGCATGGCGTTGACCGGTCCCGTCGTGGGTCTGGTCGGCATCGATCGCTGGCTCCTGGTGGTGGCCGGCGTGATCGGCTTCAGCTCGCTCGCCGCGGTGGCGGCACCATCGGTGTGGCGGCTGACCCGTCGGGTCAGCGCAGTGTCGACTGCGCCGGGATGA